The following are encoded together in the Daucus carota subsp. sativus chromosome 5, DH1 v3.0, whole genome shotgun sequence genome:
- the LOC108223418 gene encoding beta-galactosidase 17 → MAILHIHFKFTTITWIFFFFSSLSCSTSHLLHNAHTRKFEIADDMFWKDGKPFRIIGGDLHYFRVLPEYWEDRLLRAKALGLNAIQTYVPWNLHEPRQGQLVFEGIADLVAFLKLCQKLDFVVMLRAGPYICGEWDLGGFPAWLLSIEPAVRLRSSDPAFLHLVDNWWGILLPKMAPLLYSNGGPIVMVQIENEFGSYGDDKSYLHHLVKLARSHLGEELTLYTTDGGSRETLQKGTIRGDAVYSAVDFTTGDDPWPIFELQKEFNAPGKSPPLSAEFYTGWLTHWGENIAHTDAKSTAAALGKILEKNGSAVLYMAHGGTNFGFYNGANTGEGESDYKPDLTSYDYDAPISEFGDVDNAKYKALRRVIEKYSAVSLPPLPRNNKKTGYGNFRLQRTAFLFDMLNKTDHADILKSDDPVSMEVFGEMFGLVLYASEYIHKGKKSILSIPKVHDRAQVFVSCSTKNKQARPKYAGTIERWSNQAIRLPNLSCTSPIKLLILVENMGRVNYGPYMFDRKGILSSVYLDGQPIHKWKMLSVPFQKIPEVKKISPILKDALSDNIKISSHRKLKINLDSISKQPAFYVGSFAVGEVHDSFISFTGWGKGIAFVNGFNIGRYWPTKGPQCNLYVPAPVLHRGQNVVVILELESPNPDLLLSSVDDPDFTCGTKSSKVHQL, encoded by the exons ATGGCGATTTTgcatattcactttaaattcacTACAATAACCTggatcttcttctttttctcatCTCTCTCCTGCTCCACTTCACACCTGCTGCATAAT GCTCATACTCGAAAATTTGAGATTGCTGATGATATGTTCTGGAAAGATGGCAAGCCTTTTCGAATCATCGGGGGTGATCTTCACTATTTTCGTGTTCTTCCTGAG TACTGGGAAGATAGACTCTTGCGGGCAAAGGCATTGGGTTTAAATGCTATTCAAACTTATGTTCCTTGGAATTTGCATGAACCAAGGCAAGGCCAACTTGTTTTTGAGGGTATTGCAGATTTAGTCGCATTTCTAAAACTGTGCCAGAAGCTGGATTTTGTGGTTATGCTTCGAGCTGGGCCTTACATATGCGGAG AATGGGATTTGGGTGGTTTCCCAGCTTGGTTACTTTCAATCGAACCAGCTGTGAGACTTAGATCATCAGACCCGGCTTTCCTTCATTTG GTTGATAATTGGTGGGGTATCTTACTCCCCAAAATGGCTCCTCTTCTCTATAGCAATGGAGGTCCTATAGTAATGGTTCAG ATAGAAAATGAATTTGGTTCGTATGGAGATGACAAATCATACTTGCATCATCTGGTAAAGTTAGCCAGATCACACCTTGGAGAAGAGCTAACATT GTATACCACTGATGGAGGTTCTAGGGAAACTCTTCAGAAAGGAACAATTCGTGGCGATGCTGTTTATTCAG CTGTTGACTTTACAACTGGAGATGATCCATGGCCTATATTCGAGTTGCAAAAGGAGTTTAATGCACCCGGGAAATCACCCCCTCTTTCTGC GGAATTCTACACTGGTTGGCTTACTCATTGGGGAGAGAATATTGCACACACAGACGCAAAGTCTACAGCAGCTGCTCTTGGAAAAATATTGGAAAAAAATGGGTCTGCTGTTCTTTAT ATGGCACATGGTGGCACAAACTTTGGATTCTATAATGGTGCAAATACCGGCGAGGGAGAGTCTGATTACAAGCCTGATCTTACATCCTATGATTAT GATGCACCCATTTCAGAGTTTGGTGATGTGGATAATGCAAAATATAAAG CATTGCGGAGGGTGATTGAAAAATATAGTGCAGTATCCCTCCCTCCCCTCCCACGCAATAACAAAAAGACTGGATATGGGAATTTCAGGCTGCAGAGAACTGCATTTTTGTTCGATATGCTTAACAAAACAGACCATGCAGATATCTTAAAATCTGATGATCCGGTTTCAATGGAAGTCTTTGGAGAG ATGTTTGGACTGGTACTATATGCATCTGAGTACATTCATAAAGGcaaaaaaagtattttatcCATACCAAAG GTGCACGACAGAGCTCAAGTGTTTGTCTCATGCTCTACCAAAAATAAGCAAGCTAGACCAAAATATGCCGGGACAATTGAGAGATGGTCGAATCAAGCTATAAGACTTCCGAATCTCAGTTGCACTTCCCCCATCAAACTACTAATCCTG GTTGAAAACATGGGTCGTGTAAATTATGGGCCATATATGTTTGACAGGAAG GGTATTCTTTCCTCCGTTTATCTCGATGGACAACCTATCCATAAGTGGAAAATGCTATCAGTGCCTTTCCAGAAAATACCAGAAGTCAAGAAGATAAGTCCAATCTTGAAGGATGCACTGTCTGACAATATCAAAATATCTAGCCACAGAAAACTGAAAATTAACTTAG ACTCAATCTCAAAACAGCCAGCATTCTATGTTGGTAGTTTTGCTGTTGGAGAAGTTCATGATTCTTTCATATCATTTACTGGCTGGGGTAAAGGAATTGCGTTTGTCAATGGGTTCAATATTGGCAGATATTGGCCA ACAAAGGGACCACAATGTAACCTTTATGTTCCTGCTCCAGTCCTGCACCGTGGCCAAAATGTTGTG GTCATACTTGAACTGGAATCTCCAAATCCTGATCTTCTGCTGAGCTCGGTTGATGATCCAGATTTCACATGTGGTACAAAAAGTTCAAAAGTGCATCAGCTCTAA
- the LOC108223419 gene encoding uncharacterized protein LOC108223419, whose product MTIKPTVALRAIVVGGVAAFAKIASVAKAAGGVKLGAAAAAMTAAATATVAGSKQDQTNAPK is encoded by the coding sequence ATGACGATAAAACCAACTGTCGCTTTAAGGGCTATAGTAGTTGGAGGTGTAGCTGCATTTGCGAAAATAGCTAGTGTTGCAAAAGCTGCAGGTGGTGTAAAACTTGGTGCAGCAGCAGCAGCCATGACAGCTGCAGCAACTGCAACTGTTGCAGGATCTAAACAGGATCAAACAAATGCCCCAAAGTAG
- the LOC108223523 gene encoding chaperonin CPN60-like 2, mitochondrial — MYRFATAALASRKQVCSRILSSRNYVAKDINYGSAARMAMLQGVNDLAEAVKVTMGPQGRNVIIESSRGSPKVTKDGVTVAKSINFEDKAKNVGAALVKQVANATNTAAGDGTTCATVLTQAIYAEGCKSIASGINVMDLRSGIMMAVDAVISNLKSRATMISTPEEIVQVATISANGDREIGELIGRAMEKVGKEGVITIVDGNTLDDELEVVEGMKLGRGYISPYFVTDAKTQKCELENPLILIHDKKISDMNTLVRILEMAIKRKRPLLIIAEDLEIDVLAMLVLNKHRAGVKVCAIKSPGFGDNRRANLADIAVLTGGEVISEERGSSLDKVSIDVLGTAKKVTVSLDDTLILHGGGDKKQIEERCEELRVTIEKSTAMFDKEKAQERLSKLSGGVAVFKVGGASEAEVGERKDRVTDALNATRAAVEEGIVPGGGVALLHATKVLKDLRTVNDSQKRGVQIIENALKTPTHTIVSNAGGDGALVLGKLLEQDDLNMGYDAAKGQYVDMVKAGIIDPLKVVRTALVDAASVSLLLTTTEASIVDRLGEKNPLANRMPDMDALGY, encoded by the exons ATGTATCGGTTCGCTACTGCTGCCTTGGCTTCCAGAAAACAA GTGTGTAGTAGGATATTATCTTCCAGAAATTATGTTGCTAAAGACATCAATTACGGAAGCGCGGCACGGATGGCTATGTTGCAAGGTGTCAATGACCTTGCTGAAGCTGTTAAGGTCACTATGGGTCCCCAg GGTCGTAATGTGATAATTGAGAGTAGCCGTGGGAGTCCAAAGGTTACAAAAGATGGTGTGACAGTAGCTAAAAGTATCAATTTCGAGGATAAAGCCAAAAATGTTGGTGCTGCTTTGGTGAAACAGGTGGCGAATGCTACTAATACTGCTGCAGGAGATG GTACCACTTGTGCCACTGTATTGACCCAAGCAATATATGCCGAAGGTTGTAAATCGATTGCTTCTGGCATTAATGTTATGGATTTGCGCAGTGGTATAATGATGGCAGTTGATGCTGTAATATCCAACTTAAAGAGCAGAGCAACAATGATTAGCACACCAGAAGAAATTGTCCAG GTAGCTACTATCTCTGCCAATGGTGACCGCGAAATTGGTGAATTAATAGGGCGGGCAATGGAGAAAGTTGGAAAAGAAGGGGTCATTACAATTGTT GATGGTAATACTCTGGATGATGAGCTAGAAGTAGTGGAAGGGATGAAACTAGGGAGAGGTTATATATCTCCATACTTTGTTACCGACGCGAAGACTCAGAAATGT GAACTAGAAAATCCCTTGATTCTTATTCATGATAAGAAAATCTCCGACATGAACACGCTTGTAAGAATATTGGAGATGGCTATAAAG AGAAAACGACCACTTCTGATTATTGCTGAGGATTTGGAGATTGATGTACTGGCTATGCTCGTTCTTAACAAACACAGGGCTGGTGTTAAG GTCTGTGCTATCAAGTCTCCTGGTTTTGGGGATAATAGAAGAGCCAATCTGGCGGACATTGCAGTTCTTACCGGAGGAGAG GTTATCAGTGAAGAACGTGGTTCAAGTCTTGACAAAGTCAGCATTGACGTCCTTGGCACTGCAAAAAAG GTAACTGTTTCTCTTGATGACACACTAATTCTACATGGAGGCGGAGATAAGAAGCAGATAGAGGAAAGATGTGAAGAG CTAAGGGTCACAATTGAGAAGAGTACTGCCATGTTTGATAAGGAGAAGGCACAAGAGAGGCTATCGAAGCTCTCTGGTGGTGTTGCAGTTTTCAAG GTAGGAGGGGCTAGCGAGGcagaagttggagaaaggaaagatAGGGTCACAGATGCTTTAAATGCTACAAGGGCTGCTGTGGAAGAGGGCATTGTCCCAG GTGGTGGGGTTGCTCTCCTGCATGCTACCAAAGTTTTGAAGGACCTTAGAACTGTTAATGATAGCCAGAAAAGAGGCGTCCAGATAATTGAGAATGCTCTGAAG ACACCTACTCATACAATAGTTTCAAATGCTGGTGGTGATGGCGCCTTGGTTCTTGGCAAGCTATTGgaacaagatgatctcaataTGGGTTATGATGCCGCCAAAG GTCAGTACGTTGATATGGTGAAGGCGGGGATTATTGATCCACTGAAAGTTGTTAGAACAGCCTTAGTAGATGCTGCCAG TGTCTCTTTATTGTTGACAACAACGGAAGCATCTATTGTTGATCGGTTGGGGGAGAAGAACCCTTTGGCTAATCGTATGCCCGACATGGATGCTTTGGGTTATTAA
- the LOC108223525 gene encoding serine carboxypeptidase-like 48 isoform X1 translates to MFGVSGIVEEGKDEEGTEGKKMRMFYFFFESRNSKNDPVVIWLTGGPGCSSELDLFYENGPFTIVKNMSLMWNEHGWDKVFNLLYVDQPTGTGFMCSSDRQNIRHNEEGFSNDLYDFLQKMSYLKELQATDYCQI, encoded by the exons ATGTTTGGTGTGAGTGGAATTGTGGAGGAAGGAAAAGACGAGGAGGGAACGGAAGGCAAAAAGATGAG GATGttctatttcttctttgaatCGCGCAATAGCAAGAACGATCCTGTTGTTATCTGGCTGACTGGGGGACCTGGGTGTAGCAGTGAGTTGGATCTTTTCTATGAAAATGGACCCTTCACTATTGTGAAAAACATGTCTCTTATGTGGAACGAGCATGGATGGGACAAG GTATTCAACCTTCTTTATGTTGACCAACCTACTGGAACTGGCTTCATGTGCAGCTCTGACAGGCAAAACATTCGCCATAATGAAGAAGGCTTTAGCAATGACCTGTATGACTTCTTGCAG AAAATGAGCTATTTGAAAGAGCTGCAAGCTACGGACTACTGTCAAATATga
- the LOC108223525 gene encoding serine carboxypeptidase 3-like isoform X2, with protein MFYFFFESRNSKNDPVVIWLTGGPGCSSELDLFYENGPFTIVKNMSLMWNEHGWDKVFNLLYVDQPTGTGFMCSSDRQNIRHNEEGFSNDLYDFLQKMSYLKELQATDYCQI; from the exons ATGttctatttcttctttgaatCGCGCAATAGCAAGAACGATCCTGTTGTTATCTGGCTGACTGGGGGACCTGGGTGTAGCAGTGAGTTGGATCTTTTCTATGAAAATGGACCCTTCACTATTGTGAAAAACATGTCTCTTATGTGGAACGAGCATGGATGGGACAAG GTATTCAACCTTCTTTATGTTGACCAACCTACTGGAACTGGCTTCATGTGCAGCTCTGACAGGCAAAACATTCGCCATAATGAAGAAGGCTTTAGCAATGACCTGTATGACTTCTTGCAG AAAATGAGCTATTTGAAAGAGCTGCAAGCTACGGACTACTGTCAAATATga